A section of the Nakamurella deserti genome encodes:
- a CDS encoding winged helix-turn-helix domain-containing protein has protein sequence MALGRRKEAAPRLVRPRLYQQLAEHITAFIEAQGLAPGDRLPPERELAVELGVSRATLAQALVALEMQGRVAVRHGDGAVILDPAERVAAVIAALAGYTAASLESARLPVMAGVLSTAAFGPEELRTAAADAETSGATAAEVWAAVRAAAGVSPLVDIDLALESAGAPIPRQIVAELPALTAALRAGRPVTLTGGAG, from the coding sequence ATGGCACTGGGGCGACGCAAGGAGGCGGCTCCCAGACTCGTCCGCCCGCGCCTGTACCAGCAGCTCGCCGAGCACATCACGGCCTTCATCGAGGCCCAGGGTCTCGCACCCGGCGACCGGCTGCCACCCGAGCGGGAACTGGCTGTCGAGCTGGGAGTCAGCCGGGCGACCCTGGCCCAGGCGCTGGTGGCGCTGGAGATGCAGGGTCGCGTCGCCGTCCGACACGGCGACGGGGCGGTCATCCTGGATCCGGCCGAGCGGGTCGCGGCGGTGATCGCGGCGCTGGCCGGCTACACCGCCGCGTCGCTGGAGTCGGCCCGGTTGCCGGTGATGGCCGGGGTGCTGTCCACCGCGGCCTTCGGTCCGGAGGAGCTGCGGACGGCCGCCGCCGACGCCGAGACCAGCGGCGCGACGGCGGCGGAGGTCTGGGCGGCGGTGCGCGCCGCAGCCGGCGTCAGCCCGCTGGTCGACATCGATCTGGCCCTGGAGTCTGCCGGGGCGCCGATCCCCCGGCAGATCGTCGCAGAACTGCCGGCGCTGACCGCGGCGCTGCGGGCCGGACGTCCGGTGACGCTGACGGGTGGGGCCGGCTGA
- a CDS encoding universal stress protein: MTMRVVIWLREGLWETAVDTALRLGGPDAAFTLLHVTSTEVSDVIAGGMAGLLGRRHRPAPAVAEVDAEAERALLDAARARLGRDCAELTRRGRVEREVTAAAADADLLLVTRDGDRARLGPHSLGPATRFVVDHAPCPVLLVWPEAAPALSSIPAPPPPGHRPPPPPPH, from the coding sequence ATGACGATGCGGGTGGTGATCTGGCTCCGTGAGGGGCTGTGGGAGACGGCCGTGGACACGGCACTGCGACTCGGTGGTCCGGACGCGGCGTTCACCCTGCTGCACGTCACGTCGACCGAGGTGTCGGACGTGATCGCCGGCGGGATGGCGGGGCTGCTCGGCCGCCGGCACCGGCCCGCGCCGGCCGTCGCCGAGGTCGACGCCGAGGCCGAGCGGGCGCTGCTCGACGCCGCCCGCGCCCGGCTGGGCCGCGACTGCGCCGAGCTGACCCGCCGCGGCCGGGTCGAGCGGGAGGTCACCGCCGCGGCGGCCGACGCCGATCTGCTGCTGGTCACCCGCGACGGCGACCGGGCGCGGCTCGGCCCGCACTCGCTGGGCCCGGCGACCCGCTTCGTCGTCGACCACGCGCCGTGCCCGGTGCTGCTGGTGTGGCCCGAGGCCGCCCCGGCGCTGAGCTCGATCCCGGCACCCCCGCCGCCCGGACACCGGCCGCCCCCGCCGCCACCGCACTGA
- a CDS encoding SLC13 family permease — protein sequence MLLAVLVVVLLAVLGFAVLRPKGLPEATAAVPAALLVIGLGAISWSEAGAEVRSLGPTVGFLAAVLLLGYLCEAEGVFAWAGAWCAKAGRGNPQRLLVLVFGLASITTAVLSLDATVVLLTPVVFTTAARQQLPARPHVYACTHLANSASLLLPVSNLTNLLALRASGLSFTAFAAAMALPWVIAIVVEYVVFRRFFRADLAGRSTPAAAEPVRTPTVALVVLALTLVGFLVVEPVWAAAGGAVVLGIWALVRRAASARQLVEALNLPFVAFVLGLGIVVTALQVNGLRDGIAAIVPGGTSFPTLLLIAAIAAVLSNLVNNIPATLVLLPSVVAGSGSVGVLAVLIGVNLGPNLTYVGSLATLLWRRLLRERDAEPAIGDFLKLGALTVPLGIVASVAGLWASWQLVGG from the coding sequence GTGCTGCTCGCCGTACTCGTGGTCGTCCTGCTCGCCGTACTCGGATTCGCCGTCCTGCGACCGAAGGGCCTGCCCGAGGCGACGGCCGCGGTGCCCGCGGCGCTGCTGGTCATCGGGCTCGGCGCGATCAGCTGGTCCGAGGCCGGTGCGGAGGTCCGCTCGCTCGGCCCGACCGTGGGCTTCCTCGCCGCGGTGTTGCTGTTGGGCTACCTGTGCGAGGCCGAGGGGGTGTTCGCCTGGGCGGGCGCGTGGTGCGCGAAGGCCGGTCGCGGGAACCCGCAACGGCTGCTCGTCCTGGTGTTCGGGCTGGCCTCGATCACCACCGCGGTGTTGTCGCTGGACGCGACCGTGGTGCTGCTGACCCCGGTCGTGTTCACCACGGCCGCACGGCAGCAGCTCCCGGCCCGCCCACACGTCTACGCCTGCACCCACCTGGCCAACTCCGCGTCGCTGCTGCTCCCGGTCTCCAACCTGACCAACCTGCTCGCGCTGCGGGCCAGCGGGCTGTCGTTCACCGCGTTCGCCGCGGCGATGGCGCTGCCCTGGGTCATCGCGATCGTCGTCGAGTACGTGGTGTTCCGGCGGTTCTTCCGCGCCGACCTGGCCGGCCGGTCGACCCCGGCGGCCGCCGAGCCGGTGCGCACACCGACGGTGGCGCTCGTCGTGCTGGCGCTCACCCTGGTCGGCTTCCTCGTCGTCGAGCCGGTGTGGGCGGCCGCCGGCGGCGCGGTGGTGCTGGGGATTTGGGCGCTGGTCCGGCGGGCGGCGTCGGCCCGGCAGCTCGTCGAGGCGCTCAACCTGCCGTTCGTCGCGTTCGTCCTCGGACTGGGCATCGTGGTGACCGCCCTCCAGGTGAACGGTCTGCGTGACGGGATCGCCGCGATCGTGCCCGGCGGCACCTCCTTCCCGACCCTGCTGCTCATCGCCGCGATCGCCGCGGTGCTGTCCAACCTGGTCAACAACATCCCGGCCACGCTCGTGCTGCTGCCGTCGGTGGTGGCCGGCAGCGGCAGCGTCGGCGTGCTGGCCGTCCTCATCGGCGTTAACCTCGGCCCGAACCTGACCTACGTGGGTTCGCTGGCGACGTTGCTCTGGCGTCGGCTGCTGCGCGAACGGGACGCCGAGCCGGCGATCGGTGACTTCCTCAAGCTCGGCGCCCTGACGGTGCCGCTCGGGATCGTGGCGTCCGTGGCCGGGCTGTGGGCGTCGTGGCAGCTGGTCGGAGGATGA
- a CDS encoding oxidoreductase, with protein sequence MPTTWLITGCSTGLGRALAEAVLARGHQVVVTARDVSTVEDLARSHPDTALAVALDVTDDAQVAAAVAAAEARFGGVDVLVNNAGYGYRSAVEEGEDTDVRRLFETHVFGSVRTVKAVLPGMRARRSGTVVNLSSIGARVCPEGSGYYAAVKAAVEALTLSLRKEVAPLGITAMVVEPGGFRTDFAGRSLTQSKHPIDDYADTAGRRRKEHDTVHGTQQGDPAKAAAALIQAVESDAPPYLLLLGSDASDSFRTALDALRTEADQWESLSRSTDF encoded by the coding sequence ATGCCCACCACCTGGTTGATCACCGGCTGCTCCACCGGGCTCGGTCGCGCCCTCGCCGAGGCCGTACTCGCCCGCGGCCATCAGGTCGTCGTGACCGCACGTGACGTCAGCACGGTCGAGGACCTCGCCCGCTCCCATCCGGACACCGCGCTGGCGGTCGCGCTGGACGTCACCGACGACGCGCAGGTGGCCGCCGCGGTCGCGGCCGCCGAGGCCCGCTTCGGCGGGGTCGACGTCCTGGTCAACAACGCCGGTTACGGCTACCGGTCGGCGGTCGAGGAGGGCGAGGACACGGATGTGCGCCGGTTGTTCGAGACCCATGTCTTCGGCAGTGTCCGCACCGTGAAGGCGGTGCTGCCGGGGATGCGGGCGCGCCGGTCGGGCACCGTGGTGAACCTCTCGTCGATCGGCGCGCGCGTCTGCCCCGAGGGCTCCGGTTACTACGCCGCGGTCAAGGCAGCGGTGGAAGCGCTGACCCTGTCGCTGCGCAAGGAGGTGGCTCCGCTCGGCATCACGGCGATGGTGGTGGAGCCCGGCGGGTTCCGCACCGACTTCGCGGGCCGCTCGCTCACCCAGTCGAAGCACCCCATCGACGACTACGCCGACACCGCCGGCCGGCGCCGCAAGGAGCACGACACCGTCCACGGCACCCAGCAGGGCGATCCGGCGAAGGCGGCCGCCGCCCTCATCCAGGCGGTCGAATCCGATGCGCCGCCGTACCTCCTGCTCCTGGGCAGCGACGCCTCGGACAGCTTCCGGACCGCCCTGGACGCGCTGCGCACCGAGGCCGACCAGTGGGAGTCGCTCAGCCGCAGCACCGACTTCTGA
- the mce gene encoding methylmalonyl-CoA epimerase yields MTGLADALGLTGTVIDHVGIAVPDLDAAIAFHTDVLGGTLAHREQNAEQGVDEAMIAFGGDGGAQIQLLAPLTPASTIATFIDRRGPGLQQLALRVPDVDEACARLRARGSRLLYETPRRGTAGSRINFVHPRDAGGVLLELVEPARRP; encoded by the coding sequence GTGACCGGCCTCGCCGACGCGCTTGGCCTGACCGGCACCGTCATCGACCACGTCGGCATCGCCGTCCCGGACCTCGACGCCGCGATCGCCTTCCACACCGACGTGCTGGGCGGCACTCTCGCCCATCGCGAGCAGAACGCCGAGCAGGGCGTCGACGAGGCGATGATCGCCTTCGGCGGCGACGGCGGCGCCCAGATCCAGCTGCTCGCGCCGCTCACCCCGGCGTCGACCATCGCCACGTTCATCGACAGGCGCGGTCCCGGTCTGCAGCAGCTGGCGTTGCGGGTGCCCGACGTCGACGAGGCCTGCGCCCGGCTCCGGGCCCGGGGCTCCCGGTTGCTGTACGAGACCCCGCGGCGGGGCACCGCCGGCTCCCGGATCAACTTCGTGCACCCCCGCGACGCCGGGGGCGTGCTGCTCGAACTGGTGGAGCCGGCCCGCCGGCCCTGA
- a CDS encoding acetyl/propionyl/methylcrotonyl-CoA carboxylase subunit alpha: MQKILIANRGEIAVRVVRACRDAGYTSVAVYAEPDRDLPHVRMADEAYALGGSTPADSYLDIPKLLAVAATSGADAVHPGYGFLSENAEFAQAVSDAGLTWIGPSPQAIRDLGDKVVARHIALRAGAPLVAGTTDPVAGPDEVVAFAREHGLPVAIKAAFGGGGRGLKIARTIEEIPELYASAVREAVSAFGRGECFVERYLDRSRHVEAQVLADTHGNVIVVGTRDCSLQRRNQKLVEEAPAPFLTDEQRATIHASAKAICREAGYSGAGTVEYLVGNDGVISFLEVNTRLQVEHPVSEETAGIDLVREQFRIAEGETLRLTEDPAPRGHAFEFRINGEDPGRNFLPAPGTVTTYREPAGPGVRVDAGVEGGTVVGGAFDSLLAKLIVWGPTRGEALARARRALDEYVVDGMATALPFHRAVVRDEAFTDEPFRVYTRWIEEEFDNRIPAFVAAPVDPTETAPRQSLVVEVDGRRLTVTLPGSLSVGTAAPAGGRTPGKRRAGGARSGPAATDSALIAPMQGTIVKVAVSDGDTVEAGDLVLVLEAMKMEQPVNAHRSGVIRGLASVDGAVVTAGTVICEIDQP; this comes from the coding sequence ATGCAGAAGATCCTGATCGCCAACCGCGGCGAGATCGCCGTCCGGGTCGTCCGGGCGTGCCGGGACGCCGGGTACACCTCGGTGGCCGTCTACGCCGAGCCCGACCGGGACCTCCCGCACGTCCGGATGGCCGACGAGGCCTACGCGCTGGGCGGCAGCACCCCCGCCGACTCCTACCTCGACATCCCGAAACTGCTGGCGGTCGCGGCGACCTCGGGCGCCGACGCGGTGCACCCGGGCTACGGCTTCCTGTCCGAGAACGCGGAGTTCGCGCAGGCCGTGTCCGACGCCGGGCTGACCTGGATCGGTCCGTCGCCGCAGGCCATCCGCGACCTGGGCGACAAGGTCGTCGCCCGGCACATCGCGTTGCGGGCCGGTGCGCCGCTGGTCGCCGGCACCACCGACCCGGTCGCCGGACCCGACGAGGTCGTCGCGTTCGCCCGCGAGCACGGGCTTCCGGTGGCCATCAAGGCCGCGTTCGGCGGCGGCGGGCGGGGCCTCAAGATCGCCCGCACGATCGAGGAGATCCCCGAGCTGTACGCGAGCGCGGTCCGGGAGGCGGTGTCGGCGTTCGGCCGTGGTGAGTGTTTCGTGGAGCGCTACCTGGACCGTTCCCGGCACGTCGAGGCGCAGGTCCTCGCCGACACCCACGGCAACGTCATCGTCGTCGGCACCCGCGACTGCTCGCTGCAGCGCCGCAACCAGAAGCTCGTCGAGGAGGCCCCGGCGCCGTTCCTGACCGATGAGCAGCGGGCGACCATCCACGCCAGCGCCAAGGCGATCTGCCGGGAGGCGGGCTATTCCGGTGCCGGCACCGTCGAGTACCTCGTCGGCAACGACGGCGTGATCAGCTTCCTGGAGGTCAACACCCGCCTCCAGGTCGAGCACCCGGTCAGCGAGGAGACCGCCGGGATCGACCTGGTGCGTGAGCAGTTCCGCATCGCCGAGGGCGAGACTCTGCGGTTGACCGAGGATCCCGCGCCGCGCGGCCACGCGTTCGAGTTCCGGATCAACGGCGAGGACCCGGGCCGCAACTTCCTGCCCGCTCCGGGCACCGTCACCACCTACCGCGAACCGGCCGGACCCGGCGTGCGGGTCGACGCCGGCGTCGAGGGTGGCACCGTCGTCGGGGGAGCCTTCGACTCGCTGCTGGCCAAGCTGATCGTCTGGGGCCCGACGCGTGGCGAGGCGCTGGCCCGGGCCCGCCGCGCGCTGGACGAGTACGTCGTCGACGGGATGGCCACCGCGCTGCCGTTCCACCGGGCCGTGGTGCGCGACGAGGCGTTCACCGATGAGCCGTTCCGGGTCTACACCCGCTGGATCGAGGAGGAGTTCGACAACCGGATCCCGGCGTTCGTCGCCGCCCCGGTCGATCCGACCGAGACCGCTCCGCGGCAGAGCCTGGTGGTGGAGGTCGACGGCCGCCGCCTCACCGTGACGCTCCCGGGATCGTTGTCGGTGGGCACCGCCGCCCCGGCCGGTGGGCGCACCCCGGGCAAGCGGCGGGCCGGCGGTGCCCGGTCCGGACCCGCGGCGACGGACAGCGCGCTGATCGCCCCGATGCAGGGCACGATCGTGAAGGTCGCCGTCTCCGACGGCGACACGGTGGAAGCGGGCGACCTCGTCCTGGTCCTGGAGGCGATGAAGATGGAGCAACCGGTCAACGCGCACCGCAGCGGGGTCATCCGCGGGCTCGCCTCGGTCGACGGCGCCGTCGTCACCGCGGGCACCGTGATCTGCGAGATCGACCAACCGTGA
- a CDS encoding acyl-CoA carboxylase epsilon subunit — translation MTAVPATGVDGVPVLSIHPAPTAVETAAVVAVLAALTAAPAPSTPRRTARSAWVDSARSRTGLHPSWRHSDRTFP, via the coding sequence GTGACCGCCGTTCCCGCGACCGGTGTCGACGGCGTGCCGGTGCTGTCCATCCACCCGGCCCCGACGGCCGTCGAGACCGCCGCCGTGGTCGCCGTTCTCGCGGCGCTGACGGCCGCACCGGCACCGTCCACGCCCCGTCGGACCGCACGGTCGGCGTGGGTCGATTCGGCCCGGTCGCGCACCGGGCTGCACCCGTCCTGGCGGCACTCCGACCGGACGTTCCCGTGA
- a CDS encoding acyl-CoA carboxylase subunit beta, with amino-acid sequence MRATPPVPDVHTTMGKLAELERRHDEAVHAGSARAVERQHAKGKKTARERIELLLDPGSFVETDELARHRSTTFGMDANRPPGDGVVTGYGTVDDRQVCVFSQDVTVFGGSLGEVYGEKIVKIMDLAMRTGCPVIGLVEGGGARIQEGVASLALYADIFYRNVQASGVIPQISVVMGAAAGGHVYSPALTDFIVMVDKTSQMFITGPDVVRSVTGEEVTLEELGGARVHNTTSGNAHYLAADEDDAIGYVRELLAFLPSNNLDPAPVVDTDVDLDITDTDRELDTLIPDSPNQPYDIHTVITHLVDDGDFLEVQALFAPNIVVGFGRVEGRPVGVVANQPLHLAGCLDIDASEKAARFVRTCDAFDIPIITLVDVPGFLPGVGQEHAGIIRRGAKLIYAYAEATVPKVTIVTRKAFGGAYDVMGSKHLGADVNLAWPTAQIAVMGAQGAANILYRRELAAADDPAALRSELVTAYEDTLVNPYIAADRGYVDAVVAPSRTRTHLIRSLRLLRTKRQITPPRKHGNMPL; translated from the coding sequence ATGCGGGCAACACCGCCAGTGCCGGACGTCCACACCACCATGGGCAAGCTCGCCGAGCTGGAGCGCCGCCACGACGAGGCGGTGCACGCCGGATCGGCCCGAGCCGTCGAGCGGCAGCACGCCAAGGGCAAGAAGACCGCCCGGGAGCGGATCGAGCTGCTGCTGGATCCGGGGTCGTTCGTGGAGACCGACGAGCTCGCCCGGCACCGCTCGACGACGTTCGGGATGGACGCCAACCGTCCGCCCGGTGACGGTGTGGTGACCGGCTACGGCACCGTGGACGACCGTCAGGTGTGCGTGTTCAGCCAGGACGTCACGGTGTTCGGCGGCAGTCTCGGCGAGGTCTACGGCGAGAAGATCGTCAAGATCATGGATCTCGCGATGCGGACCGGATGCCCGGTGATCGGGCTCGTGGAGGGCGGCGGCGCCCGCATCCAGGAGGGCGTCGCGTCGCTGGCGTTGTACGCCGACATCTTCTACCGCAACGTGCAGGCTTCCGGCGTCATCCCGCAGATCTCGGTGGTGATGGGGGCCGCGGCCGGCGGTCACGTCTACTCGCCGGCCCTGACCGACTTCATCGTGATGGTCGACAAGACGTCGCAGATGTTCATCACCGGCCCGGACGTGGTCCGCAGCGTCACCGGCGAGGAGGTGACCCTCGAGGAGCTCGGGGGCGCCCGGGTGCACAACACCACCAGCGGGAACGCGCACTACCTGGCGGCCGACGAGGACGACGCGATCGGCTACGTCCGCGAGCTGCTGGCCTTCCTGCCGAGCAACAACCTGGATCCGGCGCCGGTCGTGGACACCGACGTCGACCTCGACATCACCGACACCGACCGGGAACTCGACACGCTCATCCCGGATTCGCCGAACCAGCCGTACGACATCCACACCGTCATCACCCATCTCGTGGACGACGGCGACTTCCTGGAGGTGCAGGCGCTGTTCGCGCCCAACATCGTGGTCGGTTTCGGGCGGGTCGAGGGCCGGCCGGTGGGCGTGGTGGCCAACCAGCCGCTGCACCTGGCCGGCTGCCTGGACATCGACGCCTCGGAGAAGGCGGCCCGCTTCGTGCGCACCTGCGACGCCTTCGACATCCCGATCATCACGCTGGTCGACGTACCCGGCTTCCTGCCCGGGGTCGGACAGGAGCACGCCGGCATCATCCGCCGCGGCGCCAAGCTCATCTACGCCTACGCCGAGGCGACCGTTCCGAAGGTCACCATCGTCACCCGGAAGGCCTTCGGCGGCGCCTACGACGTGATGGGGTCCAAGCACCTGGGGGCCGACGTCAACCTGGCCTGGCCGACCGCGCAGATCGCCGTGATGGGAGCGCAGGGCGCGGCCAACATCCTCTACCGCCGGGAACTCGCCGCGGCCGACGACCCGGCGGCGCTGCGTTCGGAACTGGTCACCGCCTACGAGGACACCCTGGTCAACCCCTACATCGCGGCCGACCGCGGGTACGTCGACGCGGTGGTCGCACCGTCGCGGACCCGGACCCATCTCATCCGCTCGCTGCGGCTGCTGCGCACCAAGCGGCAGATCACGCCGCCCAGGAAGCACGGGAACATGCCGCTGTGA
- a CDS encoding TetR/AcrR family transcriptional regulator, producing the protein MADAAFALFDERGYEQTTVEDIAERAEVSRTTFFRTYRSKEDVIFPVHDRLLAAIRQRLDTSSTTTAIVAVTEAVRLVLLHYVEEGDRARKRYALTSRVAALRDREIASVAPYQRLFREFIADWMGSVPDAALRAELMASSVVAAHNHVLRRWLRGDTSSPIEEVDAALAQVVALFSTPAGEPHRGEGTTVVVFRTGESLDSVLPALRRAVEAGGTAS; encoded by the coding sequence CTGGCCGATGCCGCGTTCGCGCTGTTCGACGAGCGCGGCTACGAACAGACGACGGTGGAGGACATCGCCGAACGCGCCGAGGTCAGTCGGACCACGTTCTTCCGGACCTACCGGTCCAAGGAGGACGTGATCTTCCCGGTGCACGACCGGCTGCTCGCGGCCATCCGGCAGCGACTCGACACGTCCAGCACCACCACGGCGATCGTCGCCGTCACCGAAGCGGTCCGACTGGTCCTGCTGCACTACGTCGAGGAGGGCGACCGCGCCCGCAAGCGCTACGCGCTGACCAGCCGGGTCGCCGCCCTGCGGGACCGGGAGATCGCGAGCGTGGCGCCCTACCAACGGCTCTTCCGCGAGTTCATCGCGGACTGGATGGGGTCGGTCCCCGACGCCGCACTGCGGGCCGAGCTGATGGCGTCGTCGGTGGTGGCCGCGCACAACCACGTCCTGCGGCGATGGCTGCGGGGCGACACCAGCTCCCCCATCGAGGAGGTCGACGCGGCCCTGGCCCAGGTGGTCGCGCTGTTCTCGACGCCGGCCGGGGAACCGCACCGCGGCGAGGGGACCACGGTCGTGGTGTTCCGGACGGGCGAGTCGCTGGACAGCGTCCTGCCGGCGCTGCGCCGGGCGGTGGAGGCCGGCGGCACCGCGTCCTGA
- the meaB gene encoding methylmalonyl Co-A mutase-associated GTPase MeaB produces MSRPGPTVDELADAVRAGSRSSLARAITLVESRRADDRLRARDLLAALRSEAVDTCRIGVSGIPGVGKSSFIETLGRHLIDRGHRVGVLAIDPSSVRTGGSVLGDKTRMPSLAVDPRAFVRPSPTAGTLGGVARTTARTMTLVEAAGFDVIIVETVGIGQSEFAVASMVDTFLLLALARSGDQLQGIKKGVLEVADIVAVNKADGDHLVEARSAARDLRQALHVVGQPEGAWRPVVTTCSALTGAGVDGVWQAVQDHRAFHGPDELRRRRAAQQWSFVHTLVTDELTDRLRRSTAVSRLQDSVRTEVLEGRLGAGEAADLLLAAFDGRPAGPSADTRPGRG; encoded by the coding sequence GTGAGCCGCCCCGGCCCCACCGTGGACGAGCTGGCCGACGCCGTGCGGGCAGGATCGCGGTCCTCCCTCGCCCGGGCGATCACCCTCGTCGAGTCGCGCCGCGCCGACGACCGGCTCCGCGCGCGGGACCTGCTGGCGGCGCTCCGTTCTGAGGCCGTCGACACCTGCCGCATCGGCGTGTCGGGGATCCCCGGGGTCGGCAAGTCCAGCTTCATCGAGACGCTCGGCCGGCACCTGATCGACCGCGGCCACCGGGTCGGGGTGCTGGCCATCGACCCGTCGAGCGTGCGCACCGGCGGCAGCGTCCTGGGCGACAAGACCCGGATGCCGTCACTGGCCGTCGACCCGCGGGCGTTCGTCCGGCCCTCACCCACCGCCGGGACACTCGGCGGCGTCGCGCGCACCACCGCCCGGACGATGACGCTCGTCGAGGCCGCCGGGTTCGACGTGATCATCGTCGAGACCGTCGGGATCGGGCAGTCCGAGTTCGCCGTCGCCTCCATGGTCGACACCTTCCTGCTGCTGGCCCTGGCCCGGTCCGGTGACCAGCTGCAGGGCATCAAGAAGGGCGTGCTCGAGGTCGCCGACATCGTCGCGGTCAACAAGGCCGACGGCGATCACCTCGTCGAAGCCCGCTCCGCCGCGCGGGATCTGCGGCAGGCCCTGCACGTCGTCGGACAGCCCGAAGGCGCCTGGCGGCCCGTGGTCACCACCTGCTCGGCCCTCACCGGCGCCGGGGTCGACGGGGTGTGGCAGGCCGTACAGGACCACCGTGCGTTCCACGGACCCGACGAGCTCCGCCGCCGACGCGCAGCCCAGCAGTGGTCGTTCGTGCACACCCTGGTCACCGACGAACTCACCGACCGACTGCGGCGGTCCACGGCGGTCAGCCGACTCCAGGACTCCGTCCGGACCGAGGTCCTCGAGGGCCGGCTGGGGGCCGGTGAGGCAGCCGACCTGCTCCTCGCCGCCTTCGACGGGCGCCCGGCAGGGCCCTCCGCCGACACCCGCCCCGGACGGGGCTGA